In Candidatus Hydrogenedentota bacterium, the genomic window TGTGCCGACAACGACGTGCCGCTGTCCGACGGGCGACGGGTCAAGGTCACCGTCAGCATCGGGCTGGCCGACGCCAGCGAATGCCCGATCGAGGTCGCCCTGCGCTACGCCGACGAAGCCTTGTACGAAGCCAAGCGCCAGGGGCGCAACCGGGTGGTGATCAGCGGCGCCGGGGTCGTCACAAATC contains:
- a CDS encoding diguanylate cyclase, which gives rise to ISTAETAKLAERLRAACADNDVPLSDGRRVKVTVSIGLADASECPIEVALRYADEALYEAKRQGRNRVVISGAGVVTN